The nucleotide sequence AGTGATCATTGTGAACATATCTACGTGTACATATATGAAGCGCAGTGAACTTGAGTTAAGTACTGAAGGAAGCTTGTAGTTTGAGAAAGTCGTGACAATGGTgatgttgatttaaaaaaaaaatattgaacttGCCAAGTGTCGTAATTGTTATGAAAATTGTGATATGTCCCCTATAACGAATGTCCGTATCTATGGTTATTGTATCTTATTCCTCAAACTCGATAACCTGTTTTTCTTGCTATGCTTAATCAATAACACCATGAAACACGTCTTGAACAGAAATTGATTGAGATTTGAAATCTCCTACAGGGGATTAAAGAAACTTATGAATTTAATAGGGAGAAGATTAAGTGAATCTTTCATGACACCTGAATGCTTTAAAAAGAGTGAAGACTGTGCTAGCTTTTCATAGTGCGCTCTCGCGATAACCTTTGTCGAACGTTTGAAATTCTTATATCAACGGCAGTCATGAAATTTGGCGGAGTTCTTGTTCTCGTTTGCCTAACTATTTTTGCAAATGCAGGCAGAAAATTTTGCAGGGAAGCAGACCAGAAGCTAGAAGATCTCGTCAACAAGATTGAAGAGCTGGACTGTTCAGATCTGGGTTCTACAGGTTCAAAAGCGTTTTAGCTTCTTTTTTCTATACGCCCAGCCATCTAGCTCTTTAAACCGCTCTTTAGAAATAGTATACGCCTTTAATATGTGcgtttaaaaaaacctttactggtttcttttttgtaattttgctcAGGTTGTGAGCCAGGACCAAAGTCGTGCAAAGAAATCTACGACAAAGACAAGTAAGTAGCAGAAATTATATGTTAGAATGAACAATTTTCTCCCCTTGCTAACGTAACCGATCAAGTTATAAAAaagttaaaccatttaaaacCATGTGAGTTTCGACGTCGTTTTGTAGGCCAAGCGAAAACAAGGCATACATGCTCCAAATGGATTCTGGAGAGCTGCCTGTTTACTGTAACATGGATGGCGTTGGTCTTGGTGAATGTGGGAGTGGTGGATGGACGCTGGTTATGAAGATTGACGGGACAAAGGTACCTTTGATTTAAATGAATCGAAACATCGTGACTTGAatcaactgaaattaaaacatatttgTGTGCTGATCTCAAAGTAGGAAAAAACATGTcgccaaattaaaaaaaaaaattcattcgaCGCAGCGATGATGGAGAGACCGGTTGAATATGATTTCATCGTGTTTGGTGTTAGATTCTTGAAAGATTGACGATTGAGACTCGCAGCTgtgttaatatttatttcagaacgatttatttcctttcattgCGGCAGTTTTTATAAGGATTTAAGATAGAGGAAATTTCCTGACTGTCTAAAATTAAAGAGATATAAAAGGCAGACACcaattttgattgttttacCGAGTGAGAACACAAGTCTTTCGATACATCATTCACATATTCTCACCATTAATTTTGGCTGTTTGCATGACATTTTGAAGCGAACGTTCCATTACGACTCACCTTTCTGGACCAACAAAAAGGAGTACGGCATTCCAGAAGGAGAAACTGGCTTGGACGATAACGAGTCCAAGCTACCCACCTACTGGAATACACCCTTCACCAAGATCTGTCtcataatgaaaataaagggaCAGCCCACGACCAGGTTCCTTGTTCTGAACGAGAAGGCGAGGTCGCTGTATGCCCTCATTGGGGATGACAAGTACCGCAAAACCAAAGTGAGTCGTGGAGCGTGGAAGAAACTGATTGGCCCTGAGGCTTCCCTACAGCTCTTCTGCTACAGAGAGGGATTCAATGTTGTTGGCGATAACAAGAGTTTTTCGAAGGCAAGAATTGGCTATGTGGCCGATCAAGAAAACGATTGCCTTAGCTTCGATTCCAGAATTGGGTTCGGCACCGGGGGACACCAGGATGATTCCAACACATGTGGCAATGAGGCTACAAACTCTGCGGATAACGGAGATAAACACATTAAGGCAATGGGGTATATCTTGGTTCAGTGAAAAGATCATAGTCTCAACTGAACacattccaaataaaaaaatggcttaAGGGGAGGTAAACATACCAAACTAAAAAGGTACAAGGAACTTTGCAGGTCTACTGCAACGTTTCAAATGTACGCAAACTTAAATCATGGAAAGTCTTCTCACTACTGTCATAAAGATTGAAATAAACGAGGGTTTAGATCAAATTTTTTGTGTTCACTGATGTTTTTAAGCGGTGATACATTGACCATCCTCTCCGTACTATTTTGTTCCGccaaactgattaaaaaataaatttttgttattaagtcttttgaaaaataaattccatttaaaaccatcaacaattatggaagttttttttatgaggATCACTATATCCACATGCAACTATTGAATGCAACATCTATTCAATATATCCCTGCAAGTTAACAGAAAGTTTGGTTGGCAATGGAATTGAAAAATTCCATATCACTGATACAAATCGGATAACATGCACTCTTTCTGGAATGCTACAgtcaaataagtttatttttttcacgtCTTCTAGCAATTATTAACTTGAGTGCGGTTTATAGAGAATAACTAATAGGAACGTTTACGTTAAAGGTAAACAACTAAGTATCATTACTAACATttatcaaaaaacaaataaagcatTAACTAACCACTCAAAAGCCACCCTTAAGGCGATATTTACTTGTCTGTCCGAAAACTTCAATTTCAGTTTTAGtttaatgattgattttttttttcatgcagcTGAAAATATGAAAGGAAGCACTAGTGAAATTTATCCTATCTAAAATCATTCGAAGTCTAATACCccgttcacaccaaagcttaaacatgtttaaatcttgttttactaAACTGGTTTTATTAAACTACCTGTTCACACCGCGGGTGCGTGTAGCCAAACATGTTTAAAACCGTGTTTAATAAAACTACCTAAATGAGGTTGTTTAACTTTCGTGTTTAACTAAACACATTAAAGATGGCGGTTGCCAAAAAAACCCGCGGAAGGAATTAGGAAAACCAGGAAACGTTATTGTTACTACAGAAGTGGGGGGACGAAAATATACAAATGAAGTTAATATCTTGTACCAGAAAGAGGCCTATATGGcaagaaataagtgattttaTTCGAGCGGCAGGCTACGAAGACCGTGATGAAGATGCCTGCAAAACAAGAGTACACACATTAGTAAGTGCGTATCGCTCCTACAAAGACGAATGTGATAAGACCGGAAACGGGACTCCAAAGAGGAAGCCGGCGTTTTTCGACGAAGTCGATGaatttctctcaaaaaaaaCCATGTACCAAACCGAAGGTTGtggtaaattcttcaaaaattatcattgagGCGGACAACGaagaagaagacaatgaaaaaattaagaacgatgAACCAAACGAAGAGTTGCCTTCCTTCAGGGGCGGCACCAGCGTCGGCAGCAGCAACAAAACAGCCGGCAAATTTCCTCAACCAAACAAGGGTGAATGTTTGACAGGTGAGCTTTGAAAGCTTTCGCTGATTGGAGGGTCAAACAATAAgccaagaaaatatttcaatatcgGCGCCTACGTTGTCTGTAATCTCTAACaaaatttcttgataattttactTCCAAGATGAGTGgagttgaacaaaaatattgagaTAAGTATTGGCTCAAACTTTAACTTCTGCCTTTAAAGATTTCTTGTATTCCTTCACAGAAAGAACAACAGATGCTGGCAAGCCATTTTTCAAACCCGCTACGAAGAAGCGGAAGGTGTCAACGACGGATGCCTTAACACAAATTGACAAGGCGTTCGAGGCATTTGTTTCCTATCAACAAGCTGCTGATAGGAGTTTTCTTGCCGCAAAGGAGGCTTGTGAAAGACGAGAAGAAGAAAGGGAGGAgagaagaaggaaggaagaccAGGATTTTCTGCTGAAATTGGCGCAGGTACTTCGAAAATAAAAAGTACGTGtcttcaacaatttaatttgcgATCGTACCTGCGACAGTTTCAGTTGGTTTAGTTTTCGGCTTTATTTATGCTGTAAGTTGAACGATGTTTCACGAAATCTAATGGCCGATTCCCAGTCGTTGGAGAaggtgcaagaaaaaaaagaaaactatattGAACTTACCGATTAGATCATTGATGTTGACATGCTCTGattaacttttctttacttgaactAATTGTCTTCTATAGTTGTCTTCAATtgaatatgctttttttttttctttgaggaaataaaaatcgtttttttcctttaagtgttatttttaattttccggCAGAGCCTAGTTGTTCAGAGGCCGATTAAcactaacccagggttaaattttgattcagcttcttcatttctttattcaggagtcttttttgggataattttctctattcctTTTAGACCATCTAATCATcaaattttagacaaaaaaaaaaagaaaatggattcctttttaaattttcatatttgaaatcaaatttcacactaaccctgggttaagtTAAGCCACCTTTGAACGGCCTGGCCcagagtatttaaaaaatgctccagaaaattaatgaaataaatgaatatttttgtgcaCAGTGGTTAGGatcttttggaaaaattgatttaatatttgaaataaagttttgatccacctttaaaatgatgaaatttgtttctgaggtTCCATCAGTTGTTCAGAGAGAGGGGGTCATATGAATGATGTATTTTTAAGTCTCCTTGATAAATTTACAACAGAGAGCtctgtgtgtttgtttgcttaATTACTCTTTCTTGTAAGGGACTAACCAAAAAATTGTGGTGTATAATTACACAGTCACTTGCAATGGAACAAGAGCAAAAAGTTAGtgaattaaattagttttgCTGACATTAATGCCAGCTGAGGCCATGTCACTGAGTGAGTAGATCTCCTTGCTATTCGAACTGAACACTTCGATCGAAAAGCTGAGATTGTCCCCCTCCTTCTTTATGCCTACATCTAATACTCAGAGAGGAAGATGCAAGTCTTGCACTCAAATTAGTATTTTATGTGAACATGTAGTATGCATGGCTAAATTGGCATATGTCACACCATGGGTTTCAAACTACTCCCTAATTTTTTAGCATAATTTCAGTGCTAATATGTTTATTTCACATGTGAAATGGCAAACTTGCAATGACTGCATCTTTAATTGTTCTCAGATGGTGTCcaggttttgaaatgttcaaaaaaaaTGTGGGGGTTTCAAAGAATACCACAGACAATCAAAGTTTGCCatcagtaattttaatttacacaattgacaatttacttttcaaatctCATTTATACAACTGTAATTACAAATGGAACACTGCTTGACCCTCTTAGAGGAGTGTCCTTCAAAAGACCTTGACTCTCCCATTATTTATGAAACTATTTGCACTGTATACAATAAAGCTTAAAGGGAGAAATTATTCATATAAACGACTTTTTTGAGCTAGAGATGCAAACTCTTTGATGGATTATTTGCCTGTGAGAGATGCTTATGTTGAACACTCATGTTCAAGTGATGCATGTGACAATGAATATTTATATTAAGACTCTTTTAATTGCATCTCTTATTGCAACAGCATTTGTGCTCTGCCTTTGGTTTGGATCACCTGGAAAAACTCCAGCATGAATGTGAATATCATTGAGCCATTGGTCATCAAAAGACTAGTTTCGCATCTCACAATAATTATGTAAAACACAACACGCTGCGATGACATTGCAggcattttcaacttttaagtCCAGTCTCTTCCCAATGCTTCTGAACCTTCCCTTCAATCGACCAAAGGCATTTTCAACAACTACTCTAGTCGTGCTGTGTTTTATGTTtgtgaaaacagggttttgccttcacaaatgaacggacggacggggacaactcttaaaaactctttctgggtaaaggctttccttgggggcactcgctggctgcgggaaggtaaccagaatctattacggctgctgactatccttgagagaatgactaacaACAACAGGGTTGGttccaacgtagatttattctgcaagctctactacaattttgaccagaacggacctggccagggctggttcGACCCTgctcttctttctcttctcttctcctctcttctcctctcttctctCTCCTCTTttctcctctcttctcctcCTTCTCTTCCCTTAagctttacagaacagtcctatttaagcctaacgtacatggataacgtaatgccatgaataatctaaaggaATCATGTAATCTACTATACTATTGGCTAAgcaggaatttcgccttttacaacactaattacttttaaagagttccggtggataacagttacacaaaaggacatgacaggtggctgttacagtttaacactaataacaactgtttacgggtgactgaaggagaactggtagtgtttacgctttgctgaacTAAGCTTTCTACGTTGAATACTGTATTTTTTAAGCGcaagcatgaaagaactcgataactaaaaatcctatcgttacatgTTGAAACTGCGTTCCTCCGGGGTCAGATTTCCACAATCAATATATGGTTTCATCAGCCAATTGCTGAGAGCATAAGCTGAGTCACCTAATATCAGGGGAGGAACTTGTACACCAGATATCATCACCGACATGTCGAGCGGAAGAAAAGCTCTGGCACAACACAAGGCAAACAATGAAGAGTTCTTGAAGACACGTGCGTCGTGTACTTTACCCGGCCATCCAACACATATATCAAGAAATAGATAATTACAATCTACTAGCCCCTGAAGGATTTATGAGTGGAATCCCTTCCTGCTAACATAATCATCTGGACTTTGCCGAGGTCCAATGACTGGGACATGGCAACCATCGACTGCTGCAACCACCTGGGGAAAACCCGCGCGACttttaaaaccttcaattttttcttggacTTCATGTTGATTTTGGGGAACGTTTATATAATTGGGAAGAAGAACGTTCACTATCACCTCGCATACCTGTCGCACAATACCACAAACAGTGGATTTTCCGACACCAAATAGATTTCCGATCGTTCGAAAGTGAGCCGTGTCCGCAAGCCAATATAATGTTATGGCAACTCGATGACGCACTGTAATGGCTTTCCTGTAATTGGTGTCCCTTTTAGAGATATGTGGCGAAAGTTCTCGGCAAAGGCGATTAAATGCTTCTTTAGACATGCGAAAATTCTCATTCCAGTCCTTTTCTTCCCAATCTTGGCAAGTCTCTTCCCAAAATATCTGCGACCGGGGTTTTAGCCAAATACGGCGAACAGGAAGATGTTGGAGAAGAAATCGAAgcaaaaaacggaaaaacaatGATGAAACGAGACGTCTCCGACGGACATAGCGATTAAACCGTCTCTCTGCGTTTCTCTGTCGGTTTTGTGTAATTCTGAGGTTTTCCCTCAGCCGTGACTGCGTCAACAACAGCAGGATATTGTGATTTAAACTGACCGCCATTTTTATTGCGTCTTTaattttgttggcaacaattaatatcaaaacgaGGCTGCGTAATACCTAACCCAGTCTGCAGTGTGAACGGTTCTTGAGCAACAcatgttttataaaaccatgtttaaaaaaactacgtttaatgaaacttgtttaaattGGTGTGAACAGGGCATAAGTCTAACACCATTTCGCAATGCAGAAGTATAATGACTATGATGAGAAATAAAGAACTTTTGTACAAAGAAAACATCTCGGTGAATTCTTTTAAGAGGTTGGTCAACTTATCAAACCAAAGGGCGGAGAGTCTAACAATCGGGACTTCGCGTAatatgatatatatttttttaatttaaacgaCTTCTTTATTGAATATTCAATGTCACCGAGTGAAAATAACACTCAGCCGCAGTTTTCGACTATCTTCCGTCCTtgaataaaaatacttttttggAGTCTATTAAAAATGATGGAATACTCAGTGTTTTTCTAAAATTAGATAAAAGTAACCGCAAAAAAGTGAGAATCTTGTAATCAGTTCTCAGATGCACCGTTAGCGCTTTCATTCACCTTATTCTTTTTATTAGAACTCGTTAATATGCAAACGAACAGTTCCCCATTTATTCGAGGCTGAAACAAACCATCCTTCAATTAAAAGTTAAGTAAAAACGTATGGGAGAGCTGCTTCTTGTAACACCGCTACccaatgaaatttgaaaacacgTTTTTTGGCAGGAGGCCGTCCTAAAAAGTTACCATGATACTCCGGCCTTTAAGCAGAAGCACAGCCCTAATAAGGCTGATGAGCTATGTAGGCTTTTTTTAACAGCATATTAGAATTCAGGGTGCGTGCAAGAGAATTGATGACCGAATTCAGAAGCAAAGATGTTCAAGGGGTCATAATTAAACGACAATAATCACTTGGAGAAATAGAAAGTCAGCCTCCGAacataataattaataataattcgTCTATAgcgaagtgaatattgttgaataatcttCGAGATGAAATCGTGGGGATTATTTACAATGTTCACTGAGCCTGAGACGAACAATCGCTTTAATATAATTAGTCAGGTGCTTTCTACTTCTGTTTTTAATtctgtcaaaaataaaaaaacattgcgCACATTTTGCTATAACTGTATTGATTACTCATATCAAGATCAAACAGGCAGTTTTAGGTGAGTTATTTAATCAAATCAGCAAAACCTTCACATattacttttgaaaattgttccgCCAGTATTTTTTGTGGTCTTCGCGATTAAATTTTTTACGGCGTTCATAACTTCCCcgaaaacattgacaaaacgAGGGGCAGCCATTTTAAAATTCAGCGCCCCCACAATAATCACTTCGCGCGATGTGACGAGATATGACACAATACTCGACCAATCAAAGCGCGCACGTCTCTATAGTTAATCACCTAAGCAATTTTA is from Pocillopora verrucosa isolate sample1 chromosome 7, ASM3666991v2, whole genome shotgun sequence and encodes:
- the LOC131770725 gene encoding uncharacterized skeletal organic matrix protein 5-like; this translates as MKFGGVLVLVCLTIFANAGRKFCREADQKLEDLVNKIEELDCSDLGSTGCEPGPKSCKEIYDKDKPSENKAYMLQMDSGELPVYCNMDGVGLGECGSGGWTLVMKIDGTKRTFHYDSPFWTNKKEYGIPEGETGLDDNESKLPTYWNTPFTKICLIMKIKGQPTTRFLVLNEKARSLYALIGDDKYRKTKVSRGAWKKLIGPEASLQLFCYREGFNVVGDNKSFSKARIGYVADQENDCLSFDSRIGFGTGGHQDDSNTCGNEATNSADNGDKHIKAMGYILVQ
- the LOC131792444 gene encoding putative nuclease HARBI1, which translates into the protein MAVSLNHNILLLLTQSRLRENLRITQNRQRNAERRFNRYVRRRRLVSSLFFRFLLRFLLQHLPVRRIWLKPRSQIFWEETCQDWEEKDWNENFRMSKEAFNRLCRELSPHISKRDTNYRKAITVRHRVAITLYWLADTAHFRTIGNLFGVGKSTVCGIVRQVCEVIVNVLLPNYINVPQNQHEVQEKIEGFKSRAGFPQVVAAVDGCHVPVIGPRQSPDDYVSRKGFHS